A genomic region of Prochlorococcus marinus XMU1405 contains the following coding sequences:
- a CDS encoding aspartate aminotransferase family protein has translation MNTYSRFDISFKKGKGCWLWDKTGKRYLDAVAGIATCSLGHSDRVLRRRLSTQLKKIQHISNLYNIEEQEQLSRTLTNMSCAKSVFFCNSGAEANESAIKLIKKYGNTTNKGKGSIILAAESSFHGRTLASLSATGQPKYQKGFEPMIQGFKFFKFNNFDSVKKLFEECEKNDQKISGVLVEPIQGEGGVIPGSKIFFKNLREICDKYNSLLILDEVQSGVGRTGKMWGYENLGIEPDGFTLAKGLGGGHAIGALLVKEKANIFSPGDHASTFGGNPFACKAALTVLEEINRRNIINNVYLRGEQLSAGFEELLKKFPDIISGKRGLGLIQGLVINDDYADAKKITLKAFDKGLLVVPAGGNVVRIVPPLVISRREINILLDKLNSIFEEL, from the coding sequence ATGAATACCTATAGTCGATTCGATATATCTTTTAAAAAAGGAAAAGGTTGTTGGCTATGGGACAAAACAGGTAAAAGGTATCTTGATGCAGTCGCTGGAATAGCAACTTGTAGTCTTGGACATAGCGACAGAGTCTTAAGAAGAAGGTTATCAACTCAACTAAAAAAGATTCAGCACATTTCTAATCTCTACAACATTGAAGAACAAGAACAATTAAGCAGAACTTTAACGAATATGAGTTGTGCTAAAAGCGTCTTCTTCTGCAATAGTGGTGCGGAAGCAAATGAATCAGCAATTAAATTAATTAAAAAATATGGTAATACAACAAATAAAGGTAAAGGATCAATTATTCTCGCAGCAGAATCCAGCTTTCATGGAAGGACGCTTGCATCCTTGAGTGCCACCGGACAGCCCAAATATCAAAAAGGTTTCGAACCAATGATTCAAGGGTTCAAATTTTTTAAATTTAACAACTTTGATTCGGTAAAAAAATTATTTGAAGAGTGTGAAAAGAATGATCAAAAAATTTCCGGCGTTTTAGTTGAACCAATACAAGGAGAAGGTGGCGTAATTCCTGGAAGTAAAATATTTTTTAAAAACCTGAGAGAAATATGTGATAAATATAATTCCCTTCTCATTTTAGATGAGGTCCAAAGTGGAGTAGGTCGAACAGGGAAAATGTGGGGTTATGAGAATTTAGGAATTGAACCTGATGGATTCACCCTTGCTAAAGGATTAGGAGGAGGTCATGCAATTGGAGCATTATTGGTAAAAGAAAAAGCCAACATTTTTTCTCCAGGAGATCATGCAAGCACTTTTGGAGGGAACCCATTCGCCTGTAAAGCTGCCCTAACTGTATTAGAAGAAATAAATAGAAGAAATATTATCAATAATGTTTATCTAAGAGGGGAACAATTAAGTGCTGGGTTTGAAGAATTGTTAAAAAAATTTCCAGATATTATTAGCGGGAAAAGAGGTTTAGGTTTAATACAAGGTCTTGTGATCAATGATGATTATGCTGATGCAAAAAAAATTACATTAAAAGCTTTTGATAAAGGATTACTGGTTGTTCCTGCAGGAGGAAATGTTGTAAGGATTGTCCCACCATTAGTTATATCTCGAAGAGAAATTAATATTCTTTTGGATAAGCTAAATTCAATTTTTGAAGAGTTATAG
- a CDS encoding bifunctional folylpolyglutamate synthase/dihydrofolate synthase, with the protein MKNANLKIFELLSPKYERDNIKLDLSRIKKALQELGNPCNNIPAIQIIGTNGKGSIAAYLESILFEAKRNFGVTTSPHLLDVCERIRVNKKNIDKTDFEKIYRLIEKNLSTFELTPFEKIICCALNFFDHKKVELLILEAGLGGRLDATTAHKFRPIIAIGNIGLDHKEFLGDTIEKIAEEKLAVIEKNSIVISCNQNSQVENLITKKVKEVGAEIIWKDSISKSYELGLKGIFQKQNASVAVGAIEALNNLGFNIKEKHISEGLKKTTWNGRLEIINYFNKEILVDCAHNYPAAKALSKERSNWENEDKGIYWILGVQRQKDIYAILKTLLKRNDHLLLVPVPNQPSWQLNELSHIKEIDFQKTIEFKTFELAIEYLYSLEKWPPNHPVLTGSIFLVAEFIKFANKEKC; encoded by the coding sequence TTGAAAAATGCAAATCTAAAAATTTTTGAATTATTATCTCCCAAATATGAAAGGGATAATATCAAATTAGATTTATCAAGAATTAAAAAAGCACTTCAAGAACTTGGTAATCCTTGCAATAATATCCCTGCGATACAGATTATTGGAACCAATGGAAAAGGATCAATCGCGGCATATTTAGAAAGTATACTTTTTGAAGCTAAAAGGAATTTCGGTGTAACGACATCTCCTCATCTTTTGGATGTATGCGAGAGGATTAGAGTTAATAAAAAAAATATTGATAAAACTGATTTTGAAAAAATCTATAGGTTAATAGAAAAAAATTTGTCAACATTTGAATTAACTCCTTTTGAAAAAATCATTTGCTGCGCACTAAATTTTTTTGACCATAAAAAAGTTGAATTACTCATTCTTGAAGCTGGCTTAGGGGGAAGATTAGACGCGACAACAGCCCATAAATTTAGACCAATCATTGCTATTGGGAATATTGGCTTAGACCATAAAGAATTTCTTGGAGATACGATTGAAAAAATTGCCGAAGAAAAATTAGCAGTTATCGAAAAAAACTCAATTGTTATCTCATGCAATCAAAATAGTCAAGTTGAAAATTTAATAACCAAAAAAGTTAAAGAGGTGGGAGCAGAAATTATTTGGAAAGATTCAATTTCAAAGAGCTATGAGCTTGGATTAAAAGGAATTTTTCAAAAGCAAAATGCTTCGGTAGCTGTTGGGGCAATTGAAGCTCTGAATAATTTGGGATTTAATATAAAAGAAAAACACATATCAGAAGGTCTTAAAAAAACAACTTGGAACGGAAGGCTAGAAATAATAAATTATTTCAACAAAGAAATTCTTGTAGATTGTGCGCATAATTATCCTGCTGCAAAAGCACTCTCTAAAGAGCGAAGCAATTGGGAGAATGAAGATAAAGGAATTTATTGGATTTTAGGTGTCCAAAGACAAAAAGATATTTACGCAATATTAAAAACACTTTTAAAGAGAAATGATCACTTATTACTTGTGCCAGTACCAAACCAACCTAGTTGGCAATTAAATGAACTCTCTCATATAAAAGAAATTGACTTTCAAAAAACAATTGAATTTAAAACATTTGAACTTGCCATTGAGTACTTGTATTCCTTAGAAAAATGGCCACCTAATCATCCTGTTCTAACAGGTTCTATTTTTTTAGTTGCTGAATTTATTAAATTTGCGAATAAAGAAAAATGTTAA
- a CDS encoding cell division protein FtsQ/DivIB, producing MKYEKTIKNRSFLLLLLFLFATSLISLKTLKKVNIQDIRISGSKLFSQNDIEKNSSLKFPIRLILINTYFLEKELKQNLSLKNISANRELFPFGLKVKVNTRTPIAYGERLLNKEKIFGFIDKDGIFIEKQNVEEKKFNGLTIKVFGWKEKFKKVLSEIFIAQENYNFDIVKISFSPNGFLTVEEKDLQTILLGFNPNLINYQLQIINNLKNEFKRNNFYEKIDNIDLTDPNKPKIKVFKP from the coding sequence GTGAAATACGAAAAAACAATAAAAAATAGAAGCTTTTTATTACTACTTTTATTTTTATTTGCAACAAGCTTAATAAGCCTAAAAACACTAAAAAAAGTTAATATTCAGGACATTAGAATTTCTGGAAGTAAATTATTCTCACAGAATGATATTGAAAAAAATTCATCTTTAAAATTTCCAATCCGATTAATCCTAATTAATACATATTTTTTAGAAAAAGAGTTAAAACAAAATTTGTCACTCAAGAATATTTCTGCAAACAGAGAATTATTTCCTTTTGGATTGAAAGTCAAAGTTAATACAAGAACACCAATAGCTTACGGCGAAAGATTATTGAATAAAGAAAAAATATTTGGCTTTATTGATAAAGATGGGATTTTCATCGAAAAACAAAATGTTGAAGAAAAAAAATTTAATGGATTAACGATAAAAGTTTTTGGATGGAAAGAAAAATTCAAAAAAGTATTATCTGAAATTTTTATAGCTCAAGAGAATTATAATTTCGATATCGTCAAAATTTCTTTTTCACCAAATGGTTTTCTAACTGTTGAGGAAAAAGATTTACAAACAATATTATTAGGATTTAATCCAAATCTAATCAACTATCAATTACAAATAATCAATAACTTAAAAAATGAATTTAAGAGAAATAACTTTTATGAAAAAATAGATAATATTGATCTTACTGATCCAAATAAACCAAAAATAAAAGTGTTCAAACCCTAA
- a CDS encoding D-alanine--D-alanine ligase family protein, which yields MIGGKKKCIGLIFGGHSNEHEVSICSAKTVFQAFNTQINKERFTVKAFYINKYGDWLDSDISEKILIGEIENYKTKKQEIFNRERINFLDGIEFQNIDVWFPLLHGFNGEDGSIHGLIRFTKKPLVGCGIIGSALGMDKILMKTIFSNLKLPQVNYLVFQNEDLNDKQVKNKIINEIFKKLKFPVFVKPSNSGSSLGISKVKNESEILPALEKARGIDPRILIEEGLEVREIECGIIGNSKLLTSEIGEVNYESDWYDYDSKYHSNNKIIIPAEIDSKITQEIKEIAIKSCRALNIFGFARVDFFLEKSSNKILLNEINTIPGFTNKSMFPMLWKASGLNIDQLVAKLVDISLDL from the coding sequence ATGATTGGAGGAAAGAAAAAATGTATTGGATTAATATTTGGCGGGCATTCTAATGAACATGAAGTATCGATATGCTCTGCAAAAACAGTTTTTCAAGCATTTAATACACAAATAAACAAAGAACGATTTACAGTTAAAGCCTTTTACATAAATAAATATGGAGATTGGCTTGATAGTGATATTTCAGAAAAAATCCTAATTGGTGAAATTGAAAACTATAAAACAAAAAAACAAGAAATTTTTAATCGAGAAAGAATAAACTTCCTTGATGGAATTGAATTTCAAAATATTGATGTTTGGTTTCCTCTTTTACATGGATTTAATGGTGAAGACGGATCAATTCATGGCTTAATTAGATTTACAAAGAAACCTTTAGTCGGGTGCGGAATTATTGGCTCTGCACTTGGAATGGATAAAATATTGATGAAAACAATTTTCTCAAATCTCAAACTTCCACAAGTTAATTATCTAGTTTTTCAAAATGAAGATCTCAACGATAAGCAAGTAAAAAATAAAATAATTAATGAAATTTTTAAAAAATTAAAATTTCCTGTTTTTGTTAAACCATCAAACTCTGGATCATCTCTTGGCATCTCCAAAGTCAAAAATGAATCGGAAATATTACCAGCATTAGAAAAGGCTCGGGGAATAGATCCAAGAATCTTAATAGAGGAAGGTTTAGAGGTAAGGGAGATTGAATGCGGAATAATTGGGAATTCAAAACTCTTAACCTCTGAGATAGGCGAGGTAAATTACGAAAGTGATTGGTATGATTACGATTCAAAATATCACTCAAATAATAAAATAATTATCCCAGCTGAAATAGATTCTAAAATCACACAAGAAATTAAAGAAATTGCCATTAAAAGTTGTAGAGCACTAAATATTTTCGGTTTTGCAAGAGTAGATTTCTTTTTAGAAAAATCTTCAAATAAAATTTTACTAAATGAAATAAATACAATTCCTGGTTTCACAAATAAGAGTATGTTTCCAATGCTTTGGAAGGCTTCTGGTTTAAATATTGATCAACTTGTGGCTAAACTGGTAGATATATCTTTAGATTTATAA
- the ftsZ gene encoding cell division protein FtsZ encodes MSFGNNPNFDQSREILPSQNAKIEVIGVGGGGSNAVNRMINSDLEGVSFRVLNTDAQALLQSSAESRVQLGQNLTRGLGAGGNPSIGQKAAEESKEELQQALEGSDLVFIAAGMGGGTGTGAAPVVAEVAKQSGALTVGIVTKPFSFEGKRRMRQAEEGIARLAENVDTLIVIPNDRLKDVIAGAPLQEAFRNADDVLRMGVKGISDIITCPGLVNVDFADVRSVMTEAGTALLGIGIGSGRSRAIEAAQAAMNSPLLEAARIDGAKGCVINITGGKDMTLEDMTSASEIIYDVVDQEANIIVGAVVDEAMEGEIQVTVIATGFEMTQPLNQQRIKNRLSNQPLYNFSDNKESGASIPEFLRLRQNKKDIG; translated from the coding sequence ATGAGCTTCGGTAACAATCCAAACTTTGATCAATCGAGAGAAATCCTTCCAAGCCAGAACGCCAAAATAGAAGTTATTGGTGTAGGAGGTGGTGGCAGTAATGCAGTCAATAGAATGATAAACAGTGATCTAGAAGGTGTTTCATTTAGAGTCCTCAATACCGATGCACAAGCCCTACTTCAATCTTCTGCAGAGAGTAGAGTTCAACTTGGACAAAACCTCACTAGAGGTTTAGGTGCAGGCGGGAATCCAAGTATTGGGCAAAAAGCAGCCGAAGAATCCAAAGAAGAGCTTCAGCAAGCTTTAGAAGGATCTGATCTAGTTTTTATAGCCGCTGGAATGGGTGGAGGAACTGGTACAGGAGCAGCTCCCGTAGTTGCAGAAGTAGCCAAACAAAGTGGGGCTCTAACAGTAGGTATAGTAACTAAACCATTTTCTTTTGAAGGTAAAAGAAGAATGCGTCAAGCAGAGGAGGGGATCGCAAGACTAGCTGAAAACGTTGATACTCTTATAGTTATTCCAAATGACCGATTAAAAGACGTCATTGCAGGAGCTCCCCTGCAAGAAGCATTTAGAAATGCTGATGATGTTCTAAGGATGGGCGTCAAAGGCATTAGTGACATAATTACTTGTCCGGGACTAGTTAATGTTGATTTTGCAGACGTAAGATCAGTCATGACGGAAGCTGGCACTGCTCTTCTCGGAATAGGTATAGGTTCAGGAAGATCGAGAGCTATAGAGGCAGCACAGGCAGCAATGAATAGTCCTTTATTAGAAGCAGCCAGAATTGATGGAGCTAAAGGCTGCGTTATAAACATTACTGGTGGCAAAGACATGACTTTAGAAGACATGACCTCCGCATCTGAAATTATTTATGATGTTGTTGATCAAGAAGCAAATATTATTGTTGGTGCAGTTGTCGATGAGGCAATGGAAGGGGAGATACAAGTTACTGTAATTGCTACAGGATTTGAAATGACCCAGCCATTAAACCAGCAAAGAATAAAAAACAGATTATCTAATCAACCCTTATATAATTTTTCAGACAATAAAGAATCAGGAGCAAGTATTCCTGAGTTTTTGAGATTAAGGCAAAATAAAAAAGATATAGGTTAA
- a CDS encoding amidohydrolase family protein, whose translation MNNSGTAEVLIPRSLCLIEDIDNLIIDVEDLCSVSISWEDGFVSELKPLKNKITKPKNILFPRFVETHSHFDKSFTWADFPNLESNYRGALSVNLEEHKTRTTDKVLERVEKSLKLAIQNGYRAIRSHIDTYKGQSIDIWIELFKLQKKFLSELTLQYVALAPLEFWDTTDGEDLAKIFFSNGGILGGVIVPPFNKKDTSKFLAKMLLLARKYKLEIDLHIDESIIEPGAGIKVLLETIENLNINSIPITCSHLSSLISLSNNEITNLGEKMAEKNIKVIALPLTNFWLLNRSNKTTSLKRPVAPIKQLQKSHVDVSLGSDNVQDPWYPFGNFDPFYTLSCSMPMLQLNPWERMTLSSIFLAPSRLLNLKWDGLIKKGCPADFVILDAQRWADIFSSNLKRKVFINGELYC comes from the coding sequence TTGAATAATTCCGGCACAGCTGAGGTTCTTATTCCCAGAAGCCTTTGTTTAATAGAAGATATAGATAACCTCATTATCGATGTAGAGGATTTATGTTCAGTTTCCATTAGTTGGGAGGATGGATTTGTTTCTGAGTTAAAGCCTTTAAAAAATAAAATTACAAAACCAAAAAATATTTTATTCCCAAGATTTGTTGAAACGCATTCGCATTTTGATAAATCTTTTACATGGGCAGACTTTCCTAATCTGGAATCAAACTATCGAGGAGCATTATCAGTAAATCTTGAAGAACATAAAACTAGAACTACAGATAAGGTTCTTGAAAGAGTTGAGAAATCATTAAAACTTGCTATACAAAATGGATACCGAGCAATTAGAAGTCATATTGATACATACAAAGGTCAATCTATTGATATTTGGATTGAACTTTTTAAATTACAAAAAAAATTTTTATCTGAGTTGACTTTACAATACGTTGCTCTAGCTCCATTGGAATTCTGGGATACAACTGATGGAGAAGATTTGGCAAAAATATTTTTCTCTAATGGAGGCATTTTAGGAGGTGTTATTGTACCTCCTTTTAATAAAAAAGATACAAGCAAATTTCTAGCAAAGATGCTTCTTCTTGCGAGAAAATATAAATTAGAAATTGATTTGCATATAGATGAATCAATTATTGAACCTGGAGCGGGGATAAAAGTTTTATTAGAAACAATCGAAAATTTAAATATTAATAGTATTCCGATCACTTGTAGTCATTTGAGTAGTCTTATTTCTCTAAGTAATAATGAGATTACAAATTTAGGGGAAAAAATGGCTGAGAAAAATATTAAGGTTATTGCCTTACCCCTAACAAATTTTTGGCTGCTCAATCGAAGTAATAAAACTACTTCATTAAAAAGACCAGTTGCGCCAATAAAGCAATTACAAAAATCACATGTGGATGTATCTCTTGGTAGTGATAATGTTCAAGACCCTTGGTACCCATTTGGTAATTTTGACCCTTTTTATACGTTGTCCTGCTCGATGCCTATGCTTCAACTAAATCCCTGGGAGAGAATGACTCTGTCTTCTATTTTTTTAGCTCCAAGCAGATTATTAAATTTAAAATGGGATGGTTTAATTAAAAAAGGTTGTCCTGCTGATTTTGTGATTTTAGATGCACAAAGATGGGCAGATATTTTTTCGAGCAATTTAAAGAGAAAAGTATTTATAAACGGCGAATTATATTGCTAA
- a CDS encoding FAD-binding oxidoreductase, protein MISKLKFIDKFREVKNLEIIENKSDVKRLSKDFYNYSPILTEKLDECIADLVVRPSDHKAVKEVAEICWELSIPLTLRGSGTGNYGQAVPLFKGVVMQMSEFNKLEEFDPDTGFVKVQSGCVMGDLNKQLEKYGRELRLLPSTWKTATIGGFIAGGSGGIGSIRWGFLRDPGNLIGLEAVTMNEKPALLKFDAEESEPLNHAYGTNGIITSLLLATDIKRKWYSLVIDCIEFEKTIEILKTLTSAAINLKLGAILEEEIVDQMPKWFKSKTRSHKILIQSTLGGIKTIELICKKFKVESTLLGEEEKLANGISEVVWNHTTLHMRSRDKNWTYLQMLLPLNNELGLINFLRKKWGKKVLWHIEAVSQQGSPRLAALPVLKWNGAEELNEIMEDCKKLGAFIFNPHVLTVEGGGLGVVDADQVKAKLRFDPKGLLNPGKLKGWEVKDQFKI, encoded by the coding sequence ATGATATCAAAACTTAAATTTATAGACAAATTTAGAGAAGTCAAAAACTTAGAAATCATTGAAAATAAATCTGATGTAAAAAGACTTTCAAAAGATTTTTATAACTACTCTCCAATCCTTACTGAAAAATTAGATGAATGTATTGCTGATTTGGTGGTAAGACCTAGTGATCACAAAGCGGTAAAGGAAGTAGCAGAAATTTGTTGGGAATTATCTATCCCACTTACTTTAAGGGGTTCAGGTACAGGTAATTATGGACAAGCCGTCCCATTATTTAAGGGGGTTGTGATGCAGATGAGTGAATTTAATAAGTTAGAAGAATTTGATCCAGATACAGGCTTTGTAAAAGTACAGTCTGGCTGTGTTATGGGAGATTTGAATAAACAATTAGAGAAATATGGGAGGGAATTGAGGTTACTTCCTAGTACTTGGAAAACTGCAACAATTGGAGGTTTTATCGCAGGTGGATCAGGAGGTATAGGTTCCATTAGGTGGGGATTTTTAAGAGATCCAGGAAATCTTATAGGTTTAGAGGCAGTAACGATGAATGAAAAACCTGCATTATTAAAATTTGATGCTGAAGAATCCGAACCTCTAAATCATGCTTATGGTACTAATGGAATAATTACTTCTTTATTACTTGCCACTGATATCAAACGTAAGTGGTACTCATTAGTAATCGACTGTATTGAATTTGAAAAAACAATAGAAATATTAAAAACTCTTACTAGCGCAGCAATTAATCTGAAATTAGGAGCAATTCTTGAAGAAGAAATTGTAGATCAAATGCCAAAATGGTTTAAAAGTAAAACTAGAAGTCACAAGATATTAATTCAATCTACTCTTGGAGGAATAAAAACCATCGAGCTAATTTGTAAAAAATTTAAAGTTGAATCTACCCTACTTGGGGAAGAAGAAAAGCTCGCGAATGGAATTTCTGAAGTCGTCTGGAATCATACAACTCTTCATATGAGGTCTAGGGATAAAAATTGGACGTATTTACAGATGCTTTTGCCACTTAATAATGAACTAGGATTAATTAATTTTTTGAGAAAAAAATGGGGTAAAAAAGTTCTTTGGCATATAGAGGCAGTTTCTCAACAAGGATCACCGCGATTAGCGGCTTTGCCTGTATTAAAGTGGAATGGGGCAGAAGAATTAAATGAAATAATGGAAGATTGTAAGAAACTTGGTGCTTTTATTTTTAATCCTCATGTTTTAACAGTTGAAGGCGGAGGTCTCGGAGTTGTGGATGCAGATCAAGTAAAAGCGAAATTAAGATTTGATCCTAAAGGGCTATTAAATCCAGGGAAATTGAAAGGTTGGGAAGTAAAAGACCAATTTAAAATTTAA
- the murA gene encoding UDP-N-acetylglucosamine 1-carboxyvinyltransferase, with protein sequence MICGSKTKSYLKSQNLKILGQGKLNGIVEISGAKNSALVLLASSLLTNEKIILENVPFLTDIEKMGNILKNLGVNLVRKNNQLEIDPTTISIKELPYELVKGLRASFFCIGALLTKFGEAQVPLPGGCNIGSRPIDEHINGLIALGADIIIEKGIVKAKTRGNKNRLLGTHIKLNCPSVGATETLIMAASLANGRTTIENAAREPEVQDLCQMLNKMGAKIYDSGKEIIIIDGVNKLGGCTHKVIPDRIEAGTFLIAAAATSSSITISPVIPHHLEAVTNKLQESGSKITIKGNSISIKSKEIKGVDIETAPFPGFPTDLQAPFTALMTIANGESKITETIFENRMNHIYLLNEMGAHIKLNKNVAHIKGVKTINGMNLVGSDLRSSAALIIAGIIAKGSSKIYGLEHLDRGYENFELKLKKLGVKIIREINKNTIEENGYKIEPKSKNISKIEAA encoded by the coding sequence ATGATTTGCGGAAGCAAAACGAAGTCATATCTTAAATCCCAAAATTTAAAGATTCTTGGCCAAGGCAAGTTAAATGGAATAGTTGAAATAAGTGGTGCGAAGAATTCCGCCTTAGTTTTATTAGCCTCATCATTGCTAACTAATGAAAAAATAATTCTTGAAAATGTACCTTTTCTCACTGATATTGAAAAGATGGGGAATATCTTAAAGAATTTAGGAGTGAATTTAGTTCGTAAAAACAACCAACTAGAAATAGATCCAACAACTATTTCGATTAAAGAACTTCCATATGAACTTGTTAAAGGATTAAGAGCAAGTTTCTTTTGTATAGGTGCACTATTAACTAAATTTGGAGAAGCTCAAGTACCGTTACCAGGTGGATGCAATATTGGTTCAAGGCCAATAGACGAGCACATTAATGGACTTATCGCATTAGGAGCAGACATTATTATTGAAAAGGGAATTGTCAAGGCAAAAACAAGGGGGAACAAAAATAGACTTCTTGGCACTCATATTAAATTAAATTGTCCAAGTGTAGGAGCGACTGAAACTTTAATAATGGCAGCATCTTTAGCCAATGGAAGAACTACTATTGAAAATGCTGCGAGAGAGCCTGAAGTTCAAGATTTATGCCAAATGCTTAATAAAATGGGGGCAAAAATTTATGACTCCGGTAAAGAAATAATTATTATTGATGGTGTTAATAAGCTTGGCGGATGTACTCATAAAGTAATTCCAGACCGAATAGAAGCTGGAACTTTTCTAATAGCTGCTGCTGCAACTTCCTCTTCAATAACAATTTCTCCAGTAATCCCTCATCATCTTGAAGCTGTTACTAATAAGCTTCAAGAGAGTGGGAGTAAAATTACGATTAAAGGTAATTCGATTTCTATCAAGAGTAAAGAGATTAAAGGAGTGGATATTGAAACAGCCCCTTTTCCAGGCTTTCCTACTGATTTGCAGGCACCATTTACAGCTCTAATGACAATCGCAAATGGTGAATCAAAGATAACTGAAACAATTTTCGAAAACAGAATGAATCATATTTATTTACTTAATGAAATGGGCGCCCATATCAAACTTAACAAAAACGTTGCTCACATCAAAGGTGTTAAAACAATTAATGGGATGAATCTAGTTGGCTCAGATTTAAGGTCATCAGCTGCATTAATAATTGCTGGAATCATCGCAAAAGGTAGTAGTAAGATCTATGGATTAGAACATTTAGATAGAGGTTATGAAAATTTTGAATTAAAACTAAAGAAGTTAGGTGTAAAAATAATTAGAGAGATAAATAAAAATACTATTGAGGAGAATGGATATAAAATTGAACCTAAATCTAAGAATATTTCAAAAATTGAAGCAGCTTAG
- the miaB gene encoding tRNA (N6-isopentenyl adenosine(37)-C2)-methylthiotransferase MiaB produces MLTKTKLDEKKTQKNSTTGSYWITTFGCQMNKADSERMAGTLEKMGYTRADNELNADLVLYNTCTIRDNAEQKVYSFLGRQAKRKHKTPNLKLVVAGCLAQQEGESLLRRVPELDLVMGPQHVNNLENLLGKVDLGNQVAATEETFISEDITSARRESSICGWVNIIYGCNERCSYCVVPSVRGKEQSRYPNAIKSEIQKLANDNFKEITLLGQNIDAYGRDLPGTTKEGRKENTLTDLLYYIHDVKGIRRIRFATSHPRYFSKRLIQACYELDKVCEHFHIPFQSGNDEILKKMSRGYSIKKYKNIIENIRSLMPDASITADAIVAFPGETEQQYQDTLKLISEIGFDQVNTAAYSPRPNTPAAVWTNQLSEEVKKARLQEINNLVEKTARSRNQRYVNNIESVLIEGLNPKNSSQIMGRTRTNRLTFVEIPKNINFNFSLGDEINARINEARPFSLTGQLSL; encoded by the coding sequence GTGCTAACAAAAACAAAACTAGACGAAAAAAAAACTCAAAAGAATTCAACTACTGGCAGTTATTGGATAACCACATTTGGATGCCAAATGAACAAGGCTGATTCTGAGAGAATGGCTGGGACATTAGAGAAAATGGGATACACCAGAGCAGATAATGAATTAAATGCCGATTTGGTCTTGTACAATACATGCACTATTAGAGATAATGCAGAGCAAAAAGTTTATAGTTTTCTAGGAAGACAAGCAAAAAGAAAGCACAAAACACCTAACTTAAAACTTGTTGTTGCAGGTTGTCTTGCGCAGCAAGAGGGAGAATCCTTACTAAGAAGAGTCCCAGAACTTGACCTAGTAATGGGCCCTCAACATGTAAATAACCTTGAGAATCTTCTGGGAAAAGTTGATTTAGGAAATCAAGTTGCTGCTACAGAAGAAACCTTTATCTCTGAAGATATAACAAGTGCCAGAAGAGAAAGCTCTATTTGTGGCTGGGTTAATATCATCTATGGATGTAATGAAAGATGTTCATATTGTGTAGTCCCCTCTGTCAGAGGGAAAGAGCAATCAAGATATCCAAATGCGATAAAAAGTGAGATCCAAAAATTAGCTAATGATAATTTTAAAGAAATTACTCTTTTAGGTCAGAACATTGATGCTTATGGTAGAGACCTTCCAGGAACTACAAAAGAAGGAAGAAAAGAGAATACCCTAACTGATCTTTTGTATTATATTCATGATGTTAAAGGAATTCGCAGAATAAGATTTGCTACTAGTCATCCAAGATATTTTTCAAAAAGGTTGATTCAAGCTTGTTATGAACTTGATAAAGTCTGTGAACATTTCCATATCCCCTTCCAAAGTGGAAATGATGAAATTTTAAAGAAAATGTCCAGAGGTTATTCTATTAAAAAGTATAAAAATATTATCGAGAACATAAGGTCATTAATGCCAGATGCATCAATCACAGCTGACGCAATAGTTGCTTTCCCAGGAGAAACCGAGCAACAATATCAAGATACATTAAAGCTAATATCAGAAATTGGCTTTGATCAGGTGAATACAGCAGCATATTCTCCAAGACCAAATACGCCTGCAGCAGTTTGGACGAATCAACTTTCGGAAGAGGTAAAAAAAGCTAGATTACAGGAAATTAATAATTTGGTCGAGAAAACTGCTAGGAGTAGAAATCAAAGATATGTCAATAATATCGAAAGCGTTTTAATTGAGGGTTTAAATCCAAAAAATTCCTCTCAAATTATGGGTAGAACTAGAACAAATAGATTAACTTTCGTAGAGATTCCCAAAAACATTAACTTTAATTTTTCCTTAGGAGATGAGATAAATGCCAGGATAAATGAAGCAAGACCTTTTTCTTTAACAGGACAACTTTCTTTATAA